The Malus domestica chromosome 06, GDT2T_hap1 genome has a segment encoding these proteins:
- the LOC139196868 gene encoding late embryogenesis abundant protein At1g64065-like — translation MAEKTNQGYPLAPANGYTRSDAESLQSADELKRKKRIKLAIYIGIFIVFQIMVITALSLTVMKVKTPKVRLGDINVQNLNSVPATPSFDTKFTTQIKVKNTNFGQYKYDAAIITFLYQGATVGQVSIPKGKAGMLSTKNVDVEVSLSSSALSSSSLGSELSSGVLTLNSAATLTGKVELMFIMKKKKSSTMDCTIAFDLSSKTLQSLKCK, via the coding sequence ATGGCTGAGAAAACCAACCAGGGCTATCCCTTGGCACCAGCAAATGGTTACACAAGAAGTGATGCGGAGTCTTTGCAATCAGCCGATGAGCTGAAACGCAAGAAGAGAATCAAGTTGGCCATTTATATTGGTATTTTCATTGTGTTTCAGATCATGGTCATAACCGCGTTGAGTCTTACTGTTATGAAAGTTAAGACACCAAAGGTCAGGCTAGGTGACATCAACGTCCAAAACCTCAACTCTGTCCCAGCGACACCTTCGTTCGACACTAAATTcacaactcaaatcaaagtcaAGAACACAAATTTTGGTCAATACAAGTATGATGCTGCAATTATCACGTTTTTGTACCAAGGTGCGACTGTCGGGCAAGTTTCTATTCCCAAGGGCAAGGCTGGAATGCTTTCCACCAAAAACGTTGACGTCGAGGTGAGCTTGAGTTCAAGTGCATTGAGCAGTTCCAGTCTTGGCAGTGAATTGAGCAGCGGGGTATTGACACTCAACAGCGCGGCTACGTTGACTGGAAAGGTTGAATTGATGTTtatcatgaagaagaagaagtcttcCACCATGGACTGCACCATTGCATTTGATCTGTCAtccaaaacgctccaaagtttaAAATGCAAGTGA